One region of Buchnera aphidicola (Eriosoma lanigerum) genomic DNA includes:
- a CDS encoding flagellar basal body L-ring protein FlgH has product MSKSFILKSKICIITSVFLILNGCSSIPHDDQAQIMINHSKKIYSTIPNNAIMQESNNQSLFEDYRAHNIGDTMTIVLQENVSASNSSSENIIHNGNSNLGLTTFPNLFNIINNNSKSRAEFNSSGKNEYSGKGSSTAKNIFTGIITVTVENILPNGNMEVIGEKTIKINKGTEKIRFSGIVNPKTIGNNNSVISTQVADAHIEYLSNDYVNKNNHMGWLQRLFFKIAPM; this is encoded by the coding sequence GTGTCTAAGTCATTTATTTTAAAATCTAAAATTTGTATAATAACCAGTGTTTTCCTTATACTGAATGGTTGTTCCTCTATTCCACATGACGATCAAGCACAAATAATGATTAATCATTCAAAAAAAATTTATTCAACAATTCCTAATAATGCAATTATGCAAGAAAGTAATAATCAATCGTTATTTGAAGATTATAGAGCACATAATATTGGAGATACAATGACGATTGTATTACAAGAAAATGTTAGTGCTAGTAATAGTTCTTCTGAAAATATTATTCATAACGGAAACAGTAATTTAGGTTTAACTACTTTTCCTAATCTTTTTAATATAATAAATAATAATTCTAAAAGTAGAGCAGAATTTAATTCTTCTGGTAAGAATGAATATTCTGGAAAAGGAAGTAGTACAGCTAAAAATATTTTTACAGGAATTATCACTGTTACTGTTGAAAATATATTACCTAATGGAAATATGGAAGTAATAGGAGAAAAAACGATAAAAATTAATAAAGGTACGGAAAAAATTCGTTTTTCAGGAATAGTAAATCCTAAAACTATTGGTAATAATAATTCAGTTATTTCTACTCAAGTAGCAGATGCACACATTGAATATCTCAGTAATGATTACGTCAATAAAAACAATCATATGGGTTGGTTACAACGTTTATTTTTTAAAATAGCTCCAATGTAA